From the genome of Aspergillus fumigatus Af293 chromosome 1, whole genome shotgun sequence, one region includes:
- a CDS encoding class I SAM-dependent methyltransferase produces the protein MSSSPEYVFTRDYLDNNRINLQHYLVVQLFGYRIHPSIPVKDVNNLRIADVGTGTGIWLTDLADEFPATVQLDGLDVSFDAAPPRDWLPPNMSLHHWDIKAKVPEHLVGVYDVVNVRHFVFVLQQSDMKGVLDNLFKLLKPGGYLQWTDLDMSSLRVEKINPDIKADANVKLMQLFQANDTRLRTAWGASLPSHFAQSGFTNVKSDVRDAPPHLAVALHECGMLATEVLARNKVGGNEQMVQQLRQTLAEAAKETRQGSVLAFTRLTVVGQKPSQ, from the exons ATGTCTTCCTCTCCAGAATACGTCTTTACCCGGGACTACTTGGACAACAACCG CATCAACCTGCAGCATTATCTGGTCGTCCAACTTTTCGGATACCGCATTCACCCCTCGATTCCTGTCAAGGATGTGAACAACCTACGGATCGCAGACGTAGGAACAGGCACTGG AATCTGGCTCACCGATTTGGCCGATGAATTCCCTGCGACTGTCCAACTAGATGGACTTGATGTCTCCTTCGATGCGGCTCCTCCACGGGACTGGCTCCCACCCAATATGAGCCTTCACCATTGGGACATCAAGGCCAAAGTCCCTGAGCACCTGGTTGGTGTCTATGACGTGGTTAATGTCCGCCATTTCGTTTTTGTTCTCCAACAATCTGACATGAAAGGTGTCCTCGACAATCTATTCAAACTTCTCA AGCCCGGAGGTTATCTTCAGTGGACTGATCTCGACATGTCTTCACTTCGTGTCGAGAAAATCAACCCGGACATCAAGGCGGACGCGAACGTCAAGTTAATGCAACTTTTCCAGGCCAATGATACCCGTCTTCGTACCGCGTGGGGTGCAAGTCTGCCCTCGCATTTTGCACAGAGCGGATTCACCAATGTGAAATCTGATGTGAGGGATGCACCACCCCATTTGGCAGTTGCACTGCATGAGTGTGGGATGTTGGCCACGGAGGTCTTAGCGCGAAACAAAGTAGGTGGGAACGAGCAGATGGTGCAGCAACTTAGACAAACCCTGGCCGAGGCTGCAAAGGAGACTCGTCAGGGATCTGTTCTGGCTTTTACTAGACTTACTGTCGTCGGTCAGAAGCCGAGCCAGTAG
- a CDS encoding UbiA family prenyltransferase: protein MSIGGPSFHVCRFPSAVASGGYTIWLFIASDIQTILLPSTIFGITNALATRDFRDVQSQFSAYLNTVYRIPLVIGWVGINLLPLTMNNQRSPSSIAEDSLNKPWRPLPSKRLSGPQAKRLMFGFYALAVVYSCFYSGGLRQCLGLIILGTCYNSFGAGDHNPVIRNIINALGYFCFNSGAVEVALGSGSAVFTERPEARQYSLRLWIMVITAIILTTMHVQDMCDQEGDAKRGRRTLPLVIGDAAARWSIALPMPVWGVICPLLADSGPLATGLSFMLAFAVAIRMLMWRDTASDRMTFRVWNLWISVVYMLPLLGSVSLS, encoded by the coding sequence ATGTCAATCGGCGGGCCGAGCTTTCATGTCTGTCGATTCCCATCGGCAGTTGCATCAGGCGGATATACCATCTGGCTCTTCATCGCAAGTGATATCCAGACCATTCTTCTCCCAAGCACCATCTTTGGCATTACCAACGCTCTCGCCACTCGGGACTTCCGCGATGTACAGTCTCAGTTTTCCGCCTACCTAAATACGGTCTATAGAATACCTCTGGTCATTGGCTGGGTCGGGAtcaatcttcttcccctgACGATGAACAACCAGCGCAGTCCCTCGTCCATCGCTGAAGACAGCCTCAATAAACCCTGGCGTCCGCTTCCAAGCAAGCGCCTCTCTGGACCCCAGGCAAAACGCCTGATGTTCGGCTTCTACGCCCTTGCCGTGGTGTACAGCTGTTTTTACAGCGGCGGACTCCGACAATGTCTCGGTCTCATCATCCTAGGCACCTGCTACAACAGCTTCGGGGCGGGTGACCACAACCCGGTGATCCGAAATATTATCAACGCATTGGGGTACTTCTGTTTCAACTCAGGAGCAGTAGAGGTAGCGCTTGGTTCTGGGTCTGCTGTTTTCACAGAAAGACCTGAAGCCAGACAGTACTCGCTCAGGCTCTGGATCATGGTCATCACGGCAATTATCTTGACGACGATGCACGTCCAGGACATGTGCGATCAGGAAGGCGACGCAAAGAGGGGCCGGCGAACGCTTCCCCTCGTGATTGGGGATGCTGCAGCGCGATGGAGCATTGCACTTCCGATGCCTGTTTGGGGCGTCATATGTCCGCTTCTGGCGGACTCTGGCCCCCTTGCCACTGGCTTGAGCTTCATGCTGGCCTTTGCTGTAGCTATTAGGATGCTTATGTGGCGGGACACAGCCAGCGATCGGATGACTTTTCGGGTGTGGAATCTGTGGATCTCAGTTGTGTATATGCTTCCGCTTCTGGGGAGTGTCTCTCTGTCGTAG
- a CDS encoding TIM-barrel enzyme family protein: MPRPTTRQEVLARLRQTIAEGSIIVGAGAGIGLSAKFIEKGGADLILVYNSGRFRMAGRGSLAGMMPYSDANQVVVEMANEVLPVVEHTPVLAGVCGTDPFREMRSFLAQLRGLGFIGVQNFPTVGLIDGKFRQNLEETGMGYDREVEMIRLAHEMDLVTTPYVFTVDEGERMARAGADVIVVHVGLTTSGTIGAQTALSLDECVGVVQAIRDAVVRVNPEVIVLCHGGPLAGPEDAEYVLSRTRGVHGFFGASSMERLPVELAIQENAQAFKRLKIRQ; the protein is encoded by the exons ATGCCCCGTCCAACAACCCGTCAAGAAGTGCTGGCTCGACTCCGCCAGACCATCGCCGAGGGCTCAATCATCGTCGGAGCAGGAGCTG GAATCGGGCTCTCCGCCAAATTCATCGAAAAAGGCGGCGCGGATCTGATCCTCGTCTACAATTCGGGCCGGTTCCGGATGGCCGGGCGAGGGTCGCTGGCAGGCATGATGCCGTACTCGGATGCCAACCAGGTCGTTGTTGAGATG GCAAACGAGGTCCTTCCCGTAGTGGAACATACGCCCGTCCTCGCCGGCGTCTGTGGGACAGACCCCTTCCGCGAGATGCGCTCGTTCCTGGCCCAGCTGCGCGGGCTGGGCTTCATCGGCGTGCAGAATTTCCCGACGGTCGGCCTCATCGACGGGAAATTCAGGCAGAACCTCGAGGAGACGGGGATGGGCTACGACCGGGAGGTGGAGATGATCCGGCTCGCGCACGAGATGGACCTCGTCACGACGCCGTACGTCTTTACCGTCGATGAGGGGGAGCGCATGGCGCGCGCGGGCGCCGATGTCATCGTCGTGCATGTTGGACTAACCACGTCGGGGACCATTGGGGCGCAGACGGCGCTGTCGCTGGATGAGTGTGTTGGTGTGGTCCAGGCGATCCGGGACGCGGTTGTCAGGGTGAATCCTGAGGTGATTGTGCTGTGTCATGGGGGCCCGTTGGCGGGTCCCGAGGACGCGGAGTATGTGCTGAGTCGGACGCGGGGGGTGCATGGGTTCTTTGGGGCGAGTAGCATGGAGAGGTTACCAGTTGAGCTGGCGATCCAGGAGAATGCGCAGGCATTTAAGCGGTTGAAGATCCGTCAGTGA
- the zafA gene encoding C2H2-type zinc finger protein — MSSHTKKDDFCLECHWEAFHLDGKDSQDGAEASAQPPEWSCLDEDHHHTSLAHCATIDEACCDVDDCSVNCPSVCDGFRECDEATACSLSHCDDKDCKSTDAVCFDEHCFSFADHNGQAADHNNLDSMLGLAQPLSLEACGLLPSSTIDQNQMQVPSKPTENATSGLVNTSQSADALFPFPTTFHHCHPSYPHFHCHPLPGDSHNHLGNVPFPLPNNCNPADIFQMLGMCSGVSACPEPHTHEDQNCHIHLSKLDTRSTDSFTCFRLPPTPNDSSKASVNIHGNVPLKGPCRSHHRCRIHPHAHVHPYGPYSAYSRQSRSSVSSQLMSSPGETPPPLEGGASSVLTSPGFSSAEGEVHVCKWTTTSHGVKRSCGATFADACALQEHLVANHMGTVEGAKGTGYYCCWEGCHRPDEPFSQKSKLQGHFLTHSNYKNFKCSVCGKLFARQATLERHERSHRGEKPYKCTECGKSFTDSSELKTHSRTHTGEKPFKCTFPGCNFQTGDSSNMSSHRLTHGERKHKCSYPGCSKSFTRPDQLKRHMRTTHKADSTAFPSPSPLSDHFAFPLGTV; from the exons ATGTCTTCCCACACCAAGAAAGATGATTTCTGCCTCGAATGTCACTGGGAGGCCTTTCATCTAGATGGTAAGGACTCCCAGGACGGCGCGGAGGCCTCCGCTCAACCGCCAGAATGGAGTTGTCTGGACGAGGACCATCATCACACCTCGCTGGCGCATTGTGCTACAATTGACGAGGCGTGCTGTGATGTGGATGACTGTTCCGTTAACTGTCCTTCCGTCTGTGACGGCTTCAGAGAATGTGATGAGGCAACTGCTTGTTCTTTATCGCACTGTGACGACAAGGATTGCAAAAGCACGGACGCAGTCTGCTTCGATGAACACTGCTTTAGCTTTGCCGACCATAACGGACAAGCCGCCGATCATAACAATCTAGACTCAATGCTGGGACTGGCGCAGCCACTGTCACTGGAAGCCTGCGGCCTACTTCCGTCGTCGACCATCGATCAGAATCAAATGCAAGTGCCATCCAAGCCTACAGAGAATGCCACATCGGGCCTTGTCAACACATCACAGTCTGCGGACGCCCTGTTTCCTTTTCCAACAACGTTtcatcattgtcatccttCATATCCCCACTTCCACTGCCATCCTCTGCCCGGAGATTCACACAATCACCTTGGGAATGTGCCATTTCCCCTGCCGAATAATTGCAATCCAGCAGATATCTTCCAGATGCTTGGAATGTGCTCCGGCGTGTCTGCCTGTCCTGAACCCCACACCCACGAGGACCAGAACTGCCACATTCATCTAAGCAAACTGGACACCCGGTCGACCGACTCGTTCACGTGCTTTCGCCTACCGCCCACTCCTAACGATTCGTCCAAAGCGTCAGTCAATATCCATGGGAATGTGCCGCTCAAAGGACCCTGCCGGTCGCATCATCGGTGTCGAATTCACCCCCACGCACATGTTCACCCGTACGGACCCTACTCCGCCTATTCCCGCCAGTCCCGATCGAGCGTGAGTTCACAACTGATGTCCAGTCCGGGCGAGACGCCCCCACCGTTGGAGGGTGGTGCCTCGTCCGTATTGACCAGTCCGGGGTTCTCTTCCGCTGAAGGGGAAGTCCATGTTTGCAAATGGACGACCACGAGCCATGGTGTCAAGAGATCCTGTGGAGCGACCTTTGCTGATGCTTGTGCGCTCCAGGAGCATCTGGTTGCCAACCATATGGGGACTGTGGAAGGGGCAAAGGGTACCGGCTACTATTGCTGTTGGGAAGGATGCCATCGCCCTGATGAGCCTTTTTCTCAAAAGTCGAAACTCCAGGGACATTTCTTGACGCACAGTAACT ATAAAAACTTCAAATGTTCGGTTTGTGGCAAGCTGTTTGCTCGGCAAGCGACGTTGGAGCGACACGAACGAAGTCATCGAGGCGAGAAGCCGTACAAGTGTACCGAATGTGGCAAGTCATTTACCGACAGCAGTGAATTAA AAACGCATTCACGGACGCACACGGGCGAGAAGCCGTTCAAATGCACGTTTCCCGGATGCAACTTTCAGACAGGCGAT TCGTCCAACATGTCAAGTCATCGACTAA CTCACGGAGAACGAAAACACAAATGCAGTTATCCTGGATGCAGCAAAAGCTTTACTCGGCCTG ACCAATTGAAACGGCATATGCGCACGACACACAAAGCAGACAGCACAGCCTTCCCATCACCGTCACCGCTCTCCGACCACTTTGCATTCCCCCTTGGCACTGTTTGA
- a CDS encoding HMG-box domain-containing protein, with protein sequence MPQHASRDAILSQFGIPQTNQGRDPAPRFHLWLANHTTAAKRSWLARKALPILLRFLDYSSTSTLGILVRLTSLIMPRNIIQGGGSILRYLHRSNALIRPSRVAIANGFIRRICVSMNSQLVSPTMKTFRPSVILSRPLINSFATTITPDDETETTKSTGSKTGKKNTKKRSSKAATKAKPKPRKKLTDKQKEAKKAEKMKELVKQLKKTALEPPKKLIENPWNLTIATVAKGLQARGVNGTDFIMQCSQLAQSISAEERERIATEAEANKAANAAAYEAWIQQHTPRQIRDANAARRRLNKIKNTSLRLLHDDRQVKRPRTAYLLYMLDRTAEGDFKYMTAKDISVRLTEEWKGLTATEKEKYFKQAEEDRERYRREYLEVYGEEPSTSRSTTASPSP encoded by the exons ATGCCGCAACACGCCTCACGTGACGCAAT ACTGTCCCAATTCGGAATACCCCAAACGAACCAAGGACGGGACCCAGCCCCCCGGTTTCATCTGTGGCTAGCTAACCACACCACTGCAGCCAAACGCTCTTGGTTAGCTAGGAAGGCCTTGCCCATCTTACTGCGATTCCTGGATTACTCCTCCACGTCAACTCTTGGAATATTGGTGCGCCTAACTTCTCT AATCATGCCTCGGAATATAATCCAAGGCGGAGGCAGCATCCTCCGATACCTTCATCGCAGCAATGCCTTGATTCGTCCCTCTCGCGTGGCAATTGCCAATGGCTTTATCCGGCGCATTTGTGTCTCTATGAACTCTCAGCTCGTGAGCCCAACCATGAAAACATTTCGGCCTTCAGTCATTCTATCGCGGCCTTTGATCAATTCCTTTGCGACGACAATCACTCCCGATGACGAGACCGAGACAACAAAGTCGACAGGATCCAAGACTGGCAAGAAGAACACCAAAAAGCGGAGCTCGAAAGCCGCGACTAAAGCTAAGCCGAAGCCCCGCAAGAAGTTGACAGACAAGCAGAAAGAAGCCAAGAAAGctgagaagatgaaggaactggtcaagcagctcaagaagaCAGCGCTGGAACCTCCCAAGAAACTGATAGAGAATCCCTGGAATCTCACCATCGCGACGGTGGCCAAAGGGCTTCAGGCTCGCGGCGTCAACGGAACAGACTTCATCATGCAATGTTCCCAACTTGCACAGTCGATCAGCGCAGAAGAGCGTGAG CGTATTGCGACCGAGGCAGAAGCCAATAAAGCTGCCAATGCGGCAGCTTATGAGGCATGGATCCAACAGCACACTCCTCGTCAGATCAGAGACGCCAATGCAGCACGCCGCAGACTCAACAAGATTAAGAACACATCTCTTCGACTTCTGCATGACGATCGGCAGGTCAAGCGGCCTCGTACGGCATACCTGCTTTATATGCTGGACCGAACTGCCGAGGGCGACTTTAAATATATGACAGCCAAGGATATCTCAGTGCGCTTAACAGAGGAATGGAAGGGTCTGACAGCTACGGAGAAGGAG AAATACTTCAAACAAGCTGAAGAGGATCGTGAGCGGTACCGCCGAGAATACCTTGAAGTCTACGGCGAAGAACCATCAACTTCTCGCTCAACAACCGCGTCTCCAAGCCCTTGA
- a CDS encoding SDR family NAD(P)-dependent oxidoreductase, with amino-acid sequence MRYGLGYTLNNNVAAFGRKIRYRHWWLTGYVDSLHIYTSPSQAQLDETGIGEAIARNLAAKGCSLLLNFTSESSRARTEELCASLASTHSIRCVAVQADLLHAEEAVPQILAAAKQHFTSPEGKFQIDVLINNAGVSADRFLNDPVKGPIDREYFNWHYSINVLAPLLLTQACAPFLPTDRSGRIVNISSVSSSIGFTGQSVYGGTKAAIEAMTRTWARELADRATVNAVNPGPVIGDMYFATGEEFWKQMQGFQDATPLSKMDEDDPQLKELSEEQIRLIKEKMGGRRPAFTSEIAGVVGMLCTADGLWCTGSVVCANGGMKMGF; translated from the exons ATGCGATATGGGCTGGGTT ACACTCTGAATAACAATGTTGCGGCCTTTGGAAGGAAAATTCGGTATCGTCACTGGTGGCTCACGGGGTATGTCGACAGTCTACACATCTACACTTCACCATCACAGGCTCAGCTAGATGAAACAGGCATCGGCGAGGCAATCGCCCGGAACCTCGCGGCAAAAGGCTGCTCCCTCCTCTTGAACTTCACCTCTGAGTCCTCCCGCGCCCGTACAGAGGAGCTCTGCGCCTCGCTGGCCTCGACGCACTCGATCCGCTGCGTCGCCGTGCAGGCCGACCTCCTCCATGCCGAAGAAGCCGTCCCCCAGATTCTAGCAGCCGCCAAACAACACTTCACCTCGCCCGAGGGCAAGTTCCAGATCGACGTGCTCATCAACAACGCCGGTGTCAGCGCCGACCGCTTCCTCAACGACCCTGTCAAGGGGCCCATCGACCGCGAGTATTTCAACTGGCACTACAGCATCAACGTGCTCGCCCCGCTGCTGCTCACTCAGGCCTGCGCCCCGTTCCTCCCCACCGATCGCTCCGGCCGCATCGTCAATAtctcctccgtctcctcgAGCATTGGGTTCACGGGCCAGAGCGTCTACGGTGGGACCAAGGCCGCGATCGAGGCTATGACACGCACCTGGGCGCGTGAGCTCGCGGACCGCGCCACGGTCAACGCGGTCAATCCCGGCCCCGTCATCGGGGACATGTATTTTGCGACCGGGGAGGAGTTCTGGAAGCAGATGCAGGGGTTCCAGGATGCGACGCCATTGAGTAagatggatgaggatgatccGCAGTTGAAGGAGTTGAGCGAGGAGCAGATCCGCttgatcaaggagaagatgggtgGGCGGCGGCCGGCGTTCACCAGCGAGATTGCGGGGGTGGTGGGGATGCTGTGTACGGCCGATGGTCTGTGGTGTACGGGGAGTGTGGTGTGTGCCAATGGTGGTATGAAAATGGGATTCTAG
- a CDS encoding adenosylhomocysteinase, with product MAAPAQKFKVADISLAAFGRREIELAEIEMPGLMAIRRKYAEDQPLKGARIAGCLHMTIQTAVLIETLTALGAEVTWTSCNIFSTQDHAAAAIAASGVPVFAWKGETEEEYQWCLEQQLNAFKDGQKLNLILDDGGDLTALVHSKYPEMLKGCYGVSEETTTGVHHLYRMLKEGKLLVPAINVNDSVTKSKFDNLYGCRESLIDGIKRATDVMIAGKVAVVAGYGDVGKGCADALRSMGARVLVTEIDPINALQAAVQGYQVVTMEEAAPQGQIFVTTTGCRDILVGKHFEVMRNDAIVCNIGHFDIEIDVAWLKANAKSVQNIKPQVDRYLMPNGRHIILLAEGRLVNLGCATGHSSFVMSCSFSNQVLAQIALFKAEDEAFGKKYVEFGTTGKKPVGVYVLPKILDEQVALLHLEHVNAKLSKLTPVQAEYLGLDIAGPFKSDM from the exons ATGGCTGCCCCCGCTCAGAAGTTCAAGGTCGCCGATATC TCTCTGGCTGCCTTTGGCCGCCGCGAGATCGAGCTCGCCGAGATTGAGATGCCTGGTCTCATGGCTATCCGCCGCAAGTACGCCGAGGACCAGCCCCTGAAGGGTGCCCGCATTGCCGGTTGCCTTCACATGA CCATCCAGACCGCTGTTCTCATCGAGACCCTCACTGCCCTTGGTGCTGAGGTCACCTGGACCAGCTGCAATATCTTCTCCACCCAGGACCATGCTGCTGCCGCCATTGCTGCCTCCGGCGTCCCTGT ctttgcctggaaGGGtgagaccgaggaggagtaCCAGTGGTGCttggagcagcagctcaacgCTTTCAAGGATGGCCAGAagctcaacctcatcctcgacgatGGTGGTGATCTGACCGCCCTCGTCCACAGCAAGTACCCTGAGATGCTCAAGGGCTGCTACGGTGTCTCCGAGGAGACCACCACTGGTGTTCACCACCTCTACAGAATGCTCAAGGAGGGCAAGCTCCTTGTTCCCGCGATCAACGTCAACGACTCCGTCACCAAGTCCAAGTTCGACAACCTGTACGGTTGCCGTGAGTCTCTCATCGATGGTATCAAGCGTGCCACCGACGTCATGATTGCCGGCAAGGTCGCCGTTGTTGCTGGTTACGGTGATGTCGGCAAGGGCTGTGCCGATGCTCTCCGCAGCATGGGTGCCCGTGTCCTCGTCACCGAGATTGACCCCATCAACGCCCTTCAGGCCGCTGTTCAGGGATACCAGGTCGTCACCATGGAGGAGGCTGCTCCCCAGGGTCAGATCTTCGTCACCACCACCGGTTGCCGTGACATTCTTGTTGGCAAGCACTTTGAGGTTATGCGTAACGACGCCATTGTTTGCA ACATTGGTCACTTCGACATTGAGATTGACGTTGCCTGGCTCAAGGCCAACGCCAAGTCCGTCCAGAACATTAAGCCCCAGGTTGACCGCTACCTGATGCCCAACGGCCGccacatcatcctccttgCCGAGGGTCGTCTGGTCAACCTTGGCTGTGCCACCGGCCACTCTTCCTTCGTCATGTCCTGCTCCTTCTCCAACCAGGTTCTTGCCCAGATTGCTCTGTTCAAggccgaggacgaggcctTTGGCAAGAAGTACGTCGAGTTCGGCACCACCGGCAAGAAGCCCGTTGGCGTCTACGTTCTTCCCAAGATCCTGGACGAGCAGGTTGCTCTGCTCCACCTGGAGCACGTCAATGCCAAGCTGTCCAAGCTCACTCCCGTTCAGGCCGAGTACCTTGGTCTGGATATTGCCGGTCCTTTCAAGAGCGATATGTAA
- a CDS encoding Tm-1-like ATP-binding domain-containing protein, translating to MMAKPTIVLIGTCDTKWDELCFTRSQLLIHNTCAVLLMDIGRTPSPHRSIAIKHPDLTSTDTDTHNAPKLSNLPRSEYIHRMTSHAITALTNLHRTGSIHAVLGIGGSCGTALAAAAMRAALPVGFPKLMVSTMASGDVSPYVEETDLTLMYSVVDVAGTNRILNRILTNAAAAATGMAVSYASHAQAPSDTSHSKTQIAITMFGVTTPAVNTIRDRLQQTINCEVYVFHATGAGGKAMERLIREGQLDAVVDLTTTEIADEIVGGALSAGPRRLIAAAEAGLPQIVSVGACDMVNFGPRETVPARFRDGHRLLHEHNPTVTVMRTTVEECVRIARFMAEKLKAHVAHPERVRVILPAAGISMLDTPGQPFHDREADEALFSTLENELDGTGIAVVRDTRPINDPEFAISVADSLADLLRSSINLRMGHTD from the coding sequence ATGATGGCCAAACCaaccatcgtcctcatcggtACCTGCGACACCAAATGGGACGAACTGTGCTTCACACGGTCCCAACTTCTCATTCACAACACCTGCGCCGTCCTACTCATGGACATCGGCCGCACCCCGAGCCCACATCgctccatcgccatcaaaCATCCCGACTTAACAAGCACTGATACTGACACTCACAATGCCCCCAAACTATCGAATCTCCCCCGCTCAGAATACATCCACCGGATGACCAGCCACGCCATCACGGCTCTCACAAACCTCCATCGCACCGGCTCCATCCACGCCGTGCTAGGTATAGGCGGCTCCTGCGGCACCGCCCTCGCAGCCGCCGCCATGCGCGCTGCCCTGCCCGTCGGCTTCCCCAAACTCATGGTCTCGACCATGGCCAGCGGCGATGTATCGCCCTACGTCGAGGAGACAGACCTAACCCTCATGTACAGCGTCGTCGACGTCGCAGGCACGAACCGCATCCTGAACCGCATTCTAACGAACGCCGCCGCAGCCGCGACAGGGATGGCTGTGTCGTATGCGTCGCACGCGCAAGCACCCTCCGACACTAGCCACAGCAAGACACAGATAGCCATCACCATGTTTGGGGTAACGACGCCAGCAGTGAACACCATTCGTGACCGTCTGCAGCAGACGATCAACTGTGAGGTGTACGTGTTCCACGCGACAGGAGCCGGCGGGAAAGCGATGGAGCGGCTCATCCGCGAGGGCCAGCTCGACGCCGTGGTCGATCTCACCACGACCGAGATCGCCGATGAGATCGTCGGCGGCGCGCTCTCTGCGGGGCCGCGGCGTCTCATCGCGGCGGCCGAAGCGGGCCTCCCGCAGATTGTCAGCGTGGGTGCCTGTGACATGGTCAATTTTGGGCCAAGGGAGACGGTGCCGGCGCGGTTTCGCGACGGTCATCGGCTGCTGCATGAGCATAACCCGACTGTGACGGTCATGCGGACGACTGTCGAGGAATGTGTGCGGATTGCTCGTTTCATGgcggagaagctcaaggcCCATGTGGCGCACCCGGAGCGAGTAAGGGTGATCTTGCCTGCGGCTGGTATCAGCATGCTCGATACGCCTGGTCAGCCCTTCCACGATCGGGAAGCTGATGAGGCACTGTTCTCCACGCTCGAGAACGAGCTCGACGGGACAGGAATTGCAGTCGTGCGCGACACCAGACCGATCAATGATCCAGAGTTTGCCATCTCCGTAGCCGATTCCCTAGCAGATTTGTTGAGATCGAGTATTAACCTCCGCATGGGCCACACGGACTGA